A single region of the Vicia villosa cultivar HV-30 ecotype Madison, WI linkage group LG4, Vvil1.0, whole genome shotgun sequence genome encodes:
- the LOC131599940 gene encoding uncharacterized protein LOC131599940 isoform X2, producing the protein MEQLPLNTSEAKPLASPEPLHANEVKPLAASQPLHTTDLDDADENVKQLDECSSLYLLMQELERMPDRDTSFEGML; encoded by the exons ATGGAGCAACTACCGTTAAACACGAGCGAAGCGAAACCACTGGCGTCACCGGAACCACTTCACGCGAATGAAGTGAAGCCACTAGCAGCATCGCAACCACTTCACACGACCGATCTAGACGACGCCGATGAGAACGTCAAGCAGCTCGATGAATGTTCTTCTCTCTATCTCTTGATGCAG GAATTGGAAAGAATGCCAGACAG AGATACAAGCTTTGAGGGAATGCTctga
- the LOC131599939 gene encoding peptide methionine sulfoxide reductase B5-like, giving the protein MASSATPIEKSEEEWRAILSPEQFRILRQKGTELKGTGEYNKFYEEGVYNCAGCGTPLYKSTTKFDSGCGWPAFFEGFPGAINRFPDPDGRRTEITCAACGGHLGHVFKGEGFKVPTDERHCVNSVSVKFIPGNAASSI; this is encoded by the exons ATGGCATCATCAGCTACGCCGATTGAGAAATCCGAGGAAGAATGGAGAGCAATTCTTTCTCCCGAGCAGTTTCGCATCCTCCGCCAGAAAGGAACTGA ATTGAAGGGTACTGGAGAGTATAACAAGTTTTATGAAGAAGGGGTTTACAATTGTGCTGGCTGTGGAACTCCACTCTACAAGTCTACTACCAAATTTGATTCTGGTTGTGGTTGGCCTGCTTTCTTTGAGGGTTTTCCTGGAGCCATCAATCGCTTC CCTGATCCAGACGGTAGGAGGACTGAGATAACTTGTGCAGCATGTGGTGGGCATCTGGGTCATGTATTCAAAGGAGAAGGGTTCAAGGTTCCAACTGATGAACGCCATTGTGTCAATAGTGTTTCTGTCAAATTTATTCCTGGAAATGCTGCTTCTTCCATATGA
- the LOC131599940 gene encoding uncharacterized protein LOC131599940 isoform X1, whose product MEQLPLNTSEAKPLASPEPLHANEVKPLAASQPLHTTDLDDADENVKQLDECSSLYLLMQDCVVRSNRNWKECQTEIQALRECSENRKKNKPEVKIYKQ is encoded by the exons ATGGAGCAACTACCGTTAAACACGAGCGAAGCGAAACCACTGGCGTCACCGGAACCACTTCACGCGAATGAAGTGAAGCCACTAGCAGCATCGCAACCACTTCACACGACCGATCTAGACGACGCCGATGAGAACGTCAAGCAGCTCGATGAATGTTCTTCTCTCTATCTCTTGATGCAG GATTGCGTTGTTCGTTCTAACAGGAATTGGAAAGAATGCCAGACAG AGATACAAGCTTTGAGGGAATGCTctgaaaacagaaagaaaaataaaCCTGAAGTGAaaatttataagcaatga